In Gemmatimonadaceae bacterium, a single window of DNA contains:
- a CDS encoding NAD(P)-dependent glycerol-3-phosphate dehydrogenase, with amino-acid sequence MKVAVIGAGAWGTALANLLAENEHDVMLWAYEPDVVESVNQHAENRRFLGGVQLHSDLRASGQFEHVLEGVELALFVAPSHVLRGVAAAAKKHVPEGIPLVVATKGIDRDHLALMTDVVNEEIPGHPIVALSGPSFALEVANHLPTAIVAASADTDAALKVQEALSTSAFRVYTQSDVIGVELGGALKNVMAVATGIADGLQLGFNARAALITRGLAEMTRLGVKLGADPQTFAGLAGMGDLVLTCTGSLSRNRSVGLEIGRGATLQEVLQGRETVAEGVTTTETAKKLAEKHGVEMPIVNAVHRVLFEKQPARWALVELMTRDLKAENE; translated from the coding sequence ATGAAAGTCGCCGTGATTGGCGCCGGCGCCTGGGGCACCGCGCTGGCCAACCTGTTGGCCGAGAACGAGCACGACGTGATGCTCTGGGCCTACGAGCCCGATGTGGTGGAGAGCGTCAACCAGCACGCCGAGAACCGACGTTTTCTGGGCGGCGTGCAGTTGCACAGCGACCTGCGGGCCTCCGGCCAGTTCGAGCACGTGCTCGAGGGCGTGGAGCTGGCGCTGTTCGTCGCGCCCTCGCACGTGCTGCGTGGTGTTGCCGCGGCCGCCAAGAAGCACGTGCCCGAGGGCATCCCGCTTGTCGTGGCCACCAAGGGCATTGATCGCGACCATCTGGCGCTGATGACCGACGTGGTGAACGAGGAGATCCCCGGGCATCCCATCGTCGCCTTGAGTGGGCCGAGCTTCGCCCTAGAAGTCGCCAACCATCTGCCCACCGCCATCGTCGCGGCCTCGGCGGACACCGACGCCGCGCTCAAGGTGCAGGAGGCGCTCAGCACCTCCGCGTTCCGCGTCTACACGCAGAGCGACGTGATCGGCGTGGAACTCGGCGGCGCGCTCAAGAACGTGATGGCCGTGGCCACTGGTATTGCCGACGGCCTGCAGCTGGGCTTCAACGCGCGGGCCGCGCTGATCACGCGTGGGTTGGCCGAGATGACGCGGCTGGGCGTGAAGCTCGGGGCCGATCCGCAGACCTTCGCGGGGCTGGCCGGCATGGGCGACCTCGTGCTGACCTGCACTGGATCGCTCTCGCGCAATCGCTCCGTTGGCTTGGAGATCGGGCGCGGCGCCACCTTGCAGGAAGTGCTGCAGGGCCGCGAGACCGTGGCCGAGGGCGTGACGACCACCGAGACGGCCAAGAAGTTGGCCGAGAAGCACGGGGTGGAGATGCCGATCGTGAACGCCGTGCATCGCGTGCTGTTTGAGAAGCAGCCGGCGCGCTGGGCATTGGTGGAGCTGATGACGCGCGACCTGAAGGCGGAGAACGAGTGA
- the plsY gene encoding glycerol-3-phosphate 1-O-acyltransferase PlsY — MNELTGNLHWGVALAIAYLAGSFPTAYLAGRLLKGIDLRTVGSGNLGASNVFRNLGALPGIVVLLIDAAKGALPVLYLPKHIKGVWFFESREVLVWGLACGILAIAGHAKPIFLGWKGGGKGVATAAGVFGALAPVSLGISLIVFIAVTAGSGIISLGSISAAIVLPIAVAVVKGVQSPIFTVALLIGVFVVWSHRGNIARLRAGTEPRSFGSGKKQKEAQ; from the coding sequence ATGAATGAGCTGACCGGGAACCTGCACTGGGGCGTGGCGCTCGCGATTGCCTACCTCGCGGGCTCGTTCCCGACGGCCTACCTGGCCGGCCGTCTGCTCAAGGGCATCGATCTGCGCACGGTGGGCTCCGGCAACCTCGGCGCCTCCAACGTGTTTCGGAACCTCGGCGCGCTGCCGGGCATCGTGGTCCTGTTGATTGACGCCGCCAAGGGCGCGCTGCCGGTGCTCTATCTGCCCAAGCACATCAAGGGCGTGTGGTTCTTCGAGTCGCGCGAAGTGCTGGTCTGGGGCCTCGCCTGCGGCATCCTCGCCATCGCCGGCCACGCCAAGCCGATCTTCCTCGGCTGGAAGGGCGGGGGCAAGGGCGTGGCGACGGCCGCCGGTGTGTTTGGCGCGCTGGCGCCGGTGTCGCTGGGCATCAGTCTCATCGTGTTCATCGCTGTGACGGCGGGAAGCGGCATCATCTCGCTGGGCAGCATCTCCGCGGCTATCGTGCTGCCGATCGCCGTGGCGGTGGTGAAGGGTGTGCAATCGCCCATCTTCACTGTGGCGCTGTTGATTGGCGTGTTCGTGGTCTGGTCGCACCGCGGCAACATTGCGCGGCTCAGGGCCGGCACCGAGCCGCGCAGCTTCGGCTCAGGCAAGAAGCAGAAGGAGGCACAATGA
- a CDS encoding MerR family transcriptional regulator yields MAGGAEPVREFFSIGDVCEMTELKPHVLRYWESQFKFLSPAKNRSGNRVYTRREVELVMLVKHLLYTEKYTIEGAKQKVDEQRKGGGIKPAARQGLDAETVIQLEKDLQGILEILERKD; encoded by the coding sequence ATGGCGGGCGGCGCGGAGCCGGTCCGCGAGTTCTTCAGCATTGGCGACGTCTGCGAGATGACCGAGCTCAAGCCGCACGTGCTGAGGTATTGGGAGAGCCAGTTCAAGTTCCTGAGCCCGGCCAAGAACCGCAGCGGCAACCGTGTGTACACGCGCCGCGAGGTGGAGCTGGTGATGCTGGTGAAGCACCTGCTCTACACGGAGAAGTACACGATCGAGGGCGCGAAGCAGAAGGTGGACGAGCAGCGCAAGGGCGGGGGCATCAAGCCCGCGGCGCGGCAGGGCCTGGACGCGGAGACCGTGATCCAGTTGGAGAAGGACCTACAGGGCATCCTCGAGATCTTGGAGCGCAAGGACTGA
- the surE gene encoding 5'/3'-nucleotidase SurE, translated as MRLLCSNDDGILARGLECLERAASPLGEVWVVAPDREQSATSHSLTLHHPLRPIQLGERRWQVDGTPTDCVMLAIEALLPERPDFVLSGINHGPNMGEDVLYSGTVAAAMEGLALGVPSIAVSFGGRVLRSDDSLLFDHVDNLTKVLTHLTQLPSFPADTLLNVNIPPIPAKDVKGIRLTRLGRRVFSDSLTPMKDPWGREIFWIGGGSVSWTGSSEDSDFRALKDGYISITPLHLDLTAKDRLEDAERWWRPL; from the coding sequence ATGCGGCTTCTGTGCAGTAATGACGATGGAATCCTGGCGCGCGGGCTGGAGTGCCTCGAGCGCGCGGCGAGTCCGCTGGGCGAGGTGTGGGTGGTGGCGCCGGACCGTGAGCAGTCGGCGACGTCGCACTCGCTGACGCTGCATCATCCGCTGCGGCCCATCCAGCTCGGCGAGCGGCGCTGGCAGGTGGACGGCACGCCGACCGACTGCGTGATGCTGGCCATCGAGGCCTTGCTGCCCGAGCGGCCGGACTTCGTGCTGAGCGGCATCAACCACGGGCCCAATATGGGCGAGGATGTTCTCTATTCCGGCACTGTGGCCGCGGCGATGGAAGGGCTGGCGCTGGGCGTGCCGTCGATTGCCGTGTCGTTTGGCGGGCGGGTGTTGCGGTCGGACGACTCACTGCTCTTCGACCACGTGGACAATCTCACCAAGGTGCTCACGCACCTGACGCAGCTGCCTTCATTTCCTGCTGATACGCTGCTCAACGTGAATATCCCGCCCATCCCCGCGAAGGACGTGAAGGGGATTCGGCTGACACGGCTCGGGCGTCGTGTGTTTTCCGACTCGCTGACACCGATGAAGGATCCCTGGGGGCGCGAGATCTTTTGGATCGGTGGTGGGTCGGTGTCGTGGACTGGCTCGTCGGAGGACTCCGACTTCCGCGCGCTCAAGGATGGGTACATCTCCATCACGCCGTTGCACCTGGACCTGACGGCGAAGGACCGGCTGGAGGATGCGGAGCGGTGGTGGCGTCCGCTCTAG
- the der gene encoding ribosome biogenesis GTPase Der yields MNDGTIPVVALVGRPNVGKSHLFNRLIGDDTAIVSEEAGTTRDRHFARAEWQGRAFWLVDTGGLVEDSDLPMDVAIKRQVKQAIEEADLLLLTVDAKAGLHPSDARIVDMLRNSRKPWVLVANKVDDPKSTDHFEFFNLGAGDPVPVSAANGKNSGDLLDVIVEKLPEKQEVAGPDVMRVAVIGRPNVGKSSFINRLLGEDRLVVSDTAGTTRDSIDTPFTYHERRFIFVDTAGLRRQSKIDDGIEFYSSLRTRRAIERADICILMIDATEGLHNQDLKIATLAWEAGRGMIIVVNKWDLKEKDDKTSAKFQKECTEKAPYLKFVPFLFTSAITGQRVTKVMDVLLEVESERKKRISTSDVNETLQELLARRQPPQAAGNEVKLNYATQVLTAPPAIAVFGNHPELVQEHYVRYLHNGFREKWGFTGNPLKILLRRKGGRNTYE; encoded by the coding sequence GTGAACGACGGCACCATCCCCGTGGTCGCCCTCGTGGGGCGGCCCAATGTGGGCAAGTCGCACCTGTTCAACCGCCTCATTGGCGATGACACGGCGATCGTGAGCGAAGAGGCCGGCACCACGCGTGACCGGCATTTTGCGCGCGCCGAGTGGCAGGGGCGGGCGTTCTGGCTGGTGGACACGGGCGGCCTGGTCGAGGACTCCGACCTGCCGATGGACGTGGCCATCAAGCGTCAGGTGAAGCAGGCCATCGAGGAAGCGGACCTGCTGCTGCTCACGGTGGACGCCAAGGCGGGCCTGCACCCCAGCGACGCGCGTATCGTGGACATGCTGCGCAACTCGCGGAAGCCCTGGGTGCTGGTCGCCAACAAGGTGGACGACCCGAAGAGCACGGATCACTTCGAGTTCTTCAATCTGGGCGCGGGAGACCCCGTGCCGGTCTCGGCGGCCAACGGCAAGAACTCGGGCGATTTGCTCGATGTGATCGTCGAGAAGCTGCCCGAGAAGCAAGAGGTCGCGGGCCCCGACGTGATGCGCGTGGCCGTCATCGGCCGCCCGAACGTCGGCAAGAGCTCGTTCATCAACCGCCTGCTCGGCGAGGACCGTCTGGTCGTGAGCGACACGGCCGGCACGACGCGTGACTCCATCGACACGCCGTTCACGTATCATGAACGGCGGTTCATCTTTGTCGATACCGCCGGTCTGCGACGTCAGAGCAAGATCGACGACGGCATCGAGTTCTACTCCTCGCTGCGCACGCGCCGAGCCATCGAGCGCGCCGACATCTGCATCCTGATGATCGACGCCACCGAGGGGCTGCATAACCAGGATCTCAAGATCGCCACGCTGGCCTGGGAGGCCGGCCGCGGGATGATCATTGTCGTCAACAAGTGGGACCTGAAGGAGAAGGACGACAAGACCAGCGCCAAGTTCCAGAAGGAATGCACGGAGAAGGCGCCGTATCTCAAGTTCGTGCCCTTCCTGTTCACGAGTGCCATCACGGGCCAACGCGTGACCAAGGTGATGGACGTGCTGCTTGAGGTGGAGAGCGAGCGCAAGAAGCGCATCAGCACCAGCGACGTGAACGAGACGCTGCAGGAGCTGCTGGCGCGCCGGCAGCCGCCGCAGGCCGCGGGCAACGAGGTCAAGCTCAACTACGCCACGCAGGTGCTCACGGCGCCGCCGGCCATCGCCGTGTTTGGCAACCATCCGGAGCTCGTCCAGGAGCACTACGTGCGCTACCTGCACAACGGCTTCCGCGAGAAGTGGGGCTTCACGGGCAACCCGCTCAAGATCCTGCTGCGCCGCAAGGGAGGCCGCAACACGTATGAATGA